In a single window of the Bacteroidota bacterium genome:
- a CDS encoding GNAT family N-acetyltransferase, which translates to MGKAKVAKELVEQVAKAAKSKAAKAAGTKANKLPKKLYTLDELEKAGIEIPVEHLGEDDAEVLGKAWSEEGYNYRLNYLPEKKYFVKDGEVVGHIGLDDNGSIKASYINSDRQGRGLGTEMYETLLNEGYPVSSDELMAMEPEAKAIWEKLRAKRPDLISKTKKGYQFDPDAGPKKAKLPSPEAPAAIARDPAPNKNLRAEAQKILARISTPEQAVALKGAERQQYLEALDAVYGPQAERARSMGFGDEDYYHGSFRDIKQFKPEKGNPEGFAGKSIYLTNDPVDASYNYAHKEGPDVKNKWKQLTERLRGEKDLDYSTAKDLAEKKLFGRVDDGAVYPVKVRVENTADMRPDSKQRLDLSSTIDDGDLVSENPIAEKIVNGIRDRAKAAKYQVRSDAIVDASELYDEKRPAEIFNSVKNAVQQEEVSDNAGNFLSSEFARGAMEDAGYDSMRINADYEFNMPNTTPNTEHLMLFDPAKVRSKFAAFDPRFKDSPLLMSAVGGAPKAGDVLKGISPLGAAKRAYNAYDEAVQQPVSNIAQAIAAKIAQATTLPGTDARTAQQYQDTATGLLGTGLEMSLDPTNIVAPGAGVMRAVGKSAKAAKGANAVNKVLDVLKGPRISKAAHEAQKAANPISIITSTPPLQTATKKLEQFFTPQEIHEAFSSKPAMQKLLDRVKDASKKPAPAPSAPTPLKPAEAVEALVQQPAVPGQKVP; encoded by the coding sequence ATGGGCAAGGCTAAGGTTGCAAAAGAGTTAGTGGAGCAAGTTGCTAAAGCGGCTAAGAGTAAGGCAGCTAAAGCTGCTGGTACCAAGGCCAATAAACTCCCTAAAAAACTCTACACGCTAGACGAGCTGGAAAAAGCCGGTATCGAAATACCTGTTGAGCACCTTGGCGAGGATGACGCCGAGGTTTTGGGCAAGGCTTGGTCCGAAGAGGGTTATAACTACAGGCTTAACTATCTACCTGAAAAGAAATATTTTGTAAAAGACGGTGAAGTGGTTGGCCACATTGGCCTTGATGATAACGGCAGTATTAAGGCCTCTTACATTAACAGTGACCGGCAGGGGCGTGGCTTAGGCACCGAAATGTACGAAACCCTGCTTAACGAAGGGTACCCAGTTAGCAGTGATGAGCTTATGGCCATGGAGCCAGAGGCTAAGGCAATTTGGGAAAAGCTAAGGGCTAAGCGGCCTGATTTAATTTCAAAAACAAAAAAAGGCTATCAGTTTGACCCTGATGCTGGGCCTAAAAAAGCTAAATTGCCATCCCCCGAAGCACCAGCAGCCATTGCCCGCGACCCGGCGCCCAACAAAAATTTGCGCGCGGAAGCACAAAAAATTTTGGCTCGCATAAGCACGCCGGAGCAGGCTGTGGCTCTAAAGGGCGCTGAGCGCCAACAGTATCTTGAGGCTTTGGATGCTGTTTATGGGCCGCAGGCTGAACGTGCGCGCAGCATGGGCTTCGGCGACGAAGACTATTATCATGGCAGCTTCAGGGACATAAAGCAGTTTAAGCCTGAAAAGGGCAACCCCGAAGGCTTTGCTGGCAAGTCAATTTACTTGACAAATGACCCAGTAGACGCTAGCTACAACTATGCGCACAAAGAGGGCCCGGATGTTAAAAATAAGTGGAAGCAGTTAACCGAGCGTCTCCGTGGTGAAAAAGATTTAGATTACTCTACCGCAAAAGACTTGGCTGAAAAAAAGCTGTTTGGACGTGTTGACGACGGCGCTGTTTATCCTGTTAAGGTGCGTGTAGAAAATACAGCAGACATGAGGCCCGACAGCAAGCAGCGGCTAGACCTAAGCTCCACAATAGACGACGGTGACCTTGTTTCAGAAAATCCTATTGCTGAAAAGATTGTAAATGGCATTAGGGACCGGGCCAAGGCGGCCAAATACCAGGTGCGTAGCGACGCTATAGTTGATGCTTCTGAGCTTTACGATGAAAAACGACCAGCCGAAATTTTTAATAGCGTCAAAAACGCCGTGCAACAAGAGGAGGTTTCAGACAACGCCGGAAATTTTCTTAGCTCTGAGTTTGCTAGAGGCGCTATGGAGGATGCCGGTTATGACTCTATGCGCATAAACGCTGACTATGAGTTTAATATGCCTAACACTACGCCGAACACCGAGCACCTCATGTTATTTGACCCGGCCAAGGTGCGAAGCAAGTTTGCTGCTTTTGACCCGCGTTTCAAAGACAGTCCACTGCTCATGTCGGCAGTCGGTGGCGCCCCCAAGGCAGGCGACGTGCTTAAGGGCATTAGCCCACTTGGCGCCGCTAAACGAGCCTACAACGCCTACGACGAAGCAGTGCAACAACCAGTCAGCAACATCGCCCAAGCCATAGCCGCTAAAATTGCGCAGGCCACGACTTTACCGGGCACAGACGCCCGCACAGCGCAGCAGTACCAAGACACGGCCACCGGCTTGCTTGGCACCGGCCTCGAAATGAGCCTGGACCCCACTAACATTGTAGCGCCAGGAGCAGGCGTCATGCGCGCCGTGGGCAAAAGCGCTAAAGCTGCCAAGGGCGCTAATGCCGTGAACAAAGTGCTGGACGTGCTTAAAGGGCCGCGTATTAGCAAAGCAGCTCATGAGGCACAAAAAGCTGCCAACCCCATCAGCATTATAACCTCCACGCCACCACTTCAAACGGCCACGAAAAAATTGGAACAGTTTTTTACGCCTCAAGAAATTCATGAAGCATTTAGCAGTAAACCGGCCATGCAAAAACTGCTGGACCGGGTTAAGGACGCGTCTAAAAAGCCTGCACCGGCACCAAGCGCACCAACGCCCCTAAAGCCCGCCGAGGCCGTAGAAGCTTTAGTGCAACAACCAGCCGTCCCCGGCCAAAAGGTGCCATAA